A region from the Cannabis sativa cultivar Pink pepper isolate KNU-18-1 chromosome 9, ASM2916894v1, whole genome shotgun sequence genome encodes:
- the LOC115722099 gene encoding blue copper protein 1a-like, whose translation MAYGTEYVVGDENGWKPNFNYSDWTKDKMFMVGDTLVFNYNSLVHDVYKVNGSDFNDCIARPGSEVLRSGNDVVTLNTTGNKWYLCSKSNHCDLGQKLKISVMDMMSTSSTTPPHHPHNLFLGLLLLSSLTIFILLSYGAI comes from the exons ATGGCTTATGGGACTGAATATGTTGTTGGAGATGAGAATGGGTGGAAACCTAACTTCAATTACTCCGATTGGACCAAAGACAAAATGTTCATGGTTGGTGATACTTTag TTTTCAATTACAACAGTCTAGTTCATGATGTGTACAAAGTGAACGGTAGTGACTTCAATGACTGCATTGCTCGACCTGGCTCAGAAGTATTGAGAAGTGGAAACGACGTCGTTACACTCAACACCACTGGAAACAAATGGTACCTTTGCAGCAAATCAAATCACTGTGATTTAGGCCAAAAGCTTAAGATTAGTGTTATGGACATGATGAGTACTTCTTCTACTACTCCACCTCATCATCCCCATAACCTTTTCCTTGGATTATTATTACTCTCTTCACTCACCATCTTCATACTCCTTTCTTATGGGGCCATTTGA